A window of the Deltaproteobacteria bacterium genome harbors these coding sequences:
- a CDS encoding UbiX family flavin prenyltransferase has protein sequence MKIVIGISGASGAIYAKSLLDFLKGTPHEVYVTASENAIEIGREECGVDYREYDFRYYGYRDFSAPFASGSAKFDQLVVIPCSMGILGRIAHGYSDDLLSRTADVFFKERKKVILVPRETPLSLIHIENMKLVTLSGAVVLPAIPSFYSKPQTIQQAVDTVIARVLDHMGIENDLRKRWGSPPHPQR, from the coding sequence ATGAAAATCGTTATCGGAATCAGCGGTGCGAGCGGCGCCATTTACGCAAAGAGTCTGCTCGATTTTCTAAAAGGAACTCCTCATGAGGTTTATGTGACCGCCTCGGAGAATGCCATCGAGATAGGGCGTGAGGAGTGCGGTGTTGATTATCGTGAGTATGATTTTCGCTACTATGGCTACCGCGATTTCTCGGCCCCTTTTGCGAGTGGCTCTGCGAAGTTTGATCAACTGGTCGTGATTCCATGCAGCATGGGAATCCTGGGGAGGATTGCCCATGGCTATTCGGACGATCTTCTCTCACGAACAGCCGATGTCTTCTTTAAGGAAAGAAAAAAGGTGATCCTTGTACCGAGGGAGACCCCTTTGAGTCTTATCCATATTGAGAACATGAAACTCGTGACACTCTCGGGGGCCGTTGTTCTCCCGGCTATTCCCTCCTTCTACAGCAAGCCTCAAACGATCCAGCAGGCGGTTGATACGGTCATCGCACGGGTACTCGACCATATGGGGATCGAAAATGATTTGAGGAAGAGATGGGGATCACCCCCTCACCCACAAAGATGA
- a CDS encoding menaquinone biosynthesis decarboxylase codes for MYPSLTHFVQFLEERGELCRLREPVRAELEITEITDRTTKAGGPALLFENVIKTNGERSKFPLLINTYGTWKRMAWALGVEEIEEIAREIEEILKSQPPSGLWDKLKMLPKLAKFGSFLPKGVSQGVCQEVVLSGPDLSILPYLKCWPGDGGPYITFPLVITKDPDTGIRNVGTYRMQVFDKKTTGMHWQVHKTGARHAQRYWELKKKIPVAVCLGGDPAYGYSATAPLPDGVDELILAGFIRKKGVELVRCKTIDMEVPADCDFVIEGYVDPMEPLVKEGPFGDHTGYYSLADNYPLFHVTAITHRKEPIYSTTIVGPPIQEDGFLGKASERIFMPLIRMNFPEIRDLCVPIETCFHNLAIVSIKKQYPGHAKKIMHSIWGTGQMMFSKCIIVVDEDVNVQNLTEVAWRVSNNIDAKRDILFAEGPVDALDHAAPQFAYGSKMGIDATRKWREEGFERDWPEVLKMREDVKKRVNEIWENLEIIKRGK; via the coding sequence TTGTACCCATCCTTAACGCATTTTGTCCAATTTCTTGAGGAACGCGGCGAACTCTGCCGGCTCAGAGAACCGGTACGGGCCGAATTGGAAATTACGGAAATTACGGATCGCACCACCAAGGCCGGTGGCCCTGCCCTTCTGTTTGAGAATGTTATCAAGACGAATGGGGAAAGATCCAAATTTCCACTCCTGATTAATACCTATGGGACCTGGAAGCGAATGGCCTGGGCCTTAGGGGTTGAAGAGATCGAGGAGATTGCTCGAGAGATCGAGGAGATTCTGAAGAGCCAACCCCCTTCCGGTCTCTGGGACAAGCTCAAGATGCTCCCGAAGTTGGCCAAATTTGGCAGTTTTCTTCCGAAGGGAGTCTCTCAGGGGGTCTGTCAAGAGGTCGTCCTTTCCGGGCCGGATCTATCAATCCTTCCCTACCTCAAATGTTGGCCCGGTGATGGGGGACCGTATATCACCTTTCCCCTTGTGATCACCAAAGATCCTGACACGGGCATCCGTAACGTTGGCACCTATCGGATGCAGGTCTTTGACAAAAAAACAACCGGCATGCATTGGCAGGTCCACAAAACGGGTGCCAGGCACGCGCAGAGATATTGGGAATTAAAGAAGAAAATTCCTGTTGCGGTCTGTCTGGGGGGAGATCCGGCGTATGGCTATTCCGCAACAGCGCCCCTACCGGACGGTGTCGATGAACTGATCTTGGCCGGCTTCATACGGAAAAAAGGGGTAGAGCTTGTCCGCTGTAAAACAATCGATATGGAGGTACCCGCCGACTGCGATTTTGTCATTGAGGGATACGTCGATCCGATGGAACCATTGGTTAAAGAGGGCCCATTTGGCGACCATACCGGCTACTACTCGCTCGCTGACAACTATCCGCTCTTTCATGTCACGGCGATCACCCACCGCAAGGAGCCCATTTACTCCACGACCATCGTCGGTCCACCGATTCAGGAGGACGGTTTTCTTGGAAAGGCAAGTGAGAGAATCTTCATGCCCTTAATCCGGATGAATTTTCCGGAGATCCGCGATCTTTGTGTCCCGATCGAGACCTGCTTTCACAATCTCGCCATTGTTTCGATCAAAAAACAATACCCGGGTCATGCCAAGAAGATCATGCACTCGATCTGGGGAACGGGTCAGATGATGTTTTCAAAATGTATCATTGTTGTTGATGAGGATGTGAATGTCCAAAATCTCACAGAGGTGGCCTGGCGTGTTTCCAATAACATCGATGCCAAACGCGATATCCTGTTTGCTGAGGGGCCGGTCGACGCCTTGGACCATGCCGCTCCCCAGTTTGCCTATGGATCAAAAATGGGGATCGACGCGACCCGAAAGTGGAGGGAAGAGGGATTTGAACGGGACTGGCCCGAGGTGCTTAAGATGAGGGAGGATGTAAAAAAACGAGTCAATGAGATATGGGAGAACTTAGAGATTATAAAGAGGGGGAAGTGA
- a CDS encoding UbiA family prenyltransferase, whose protein sequence is MTTITNPLSHGWRGLINIFSLIKFSHTIFALPFALSSMLVAASGIPPLRTILFIIIGMVAGRTAGIAFNRYLDAEIDAKNPRTALREIPRGVISKRFALILSFTSSAMLLLVAFQLNSLCFYLSPLALFLLYFYSFTKRLTDWSHLFVGLVLGITPIASWIAVTGSWSWIPFILGLGVTFWVAGFDIIYATQDEEFDRREGLHSLVVRLGLPKALWIARLFHGLTLLSFIAFGYLVLDTTALPYWLALSLCGFLLFYEHRLVKPTDLSHVNAAFFNMNGTIAIIFFAGVAVSIL, encoded by the coding sequence ATGACAACCATAACAAATCCCCTCTCCCACGGGTGGAGAGGGCTAATTAACATATTTTCATTGATCAAATTCTCCCACACAATTTTTGCCCTCCCGTTTGCCTTATCCTCGATGCTTGTCGCAGCAAGCGGTATTCCGCCCCTTCGAACCATTCTTTTCATCATAATTGGTATGGTCGCCGGACGGACGGCCGGAATCGCCTTTAATCGCTATCTGGACGCCGAAATCGATGCTAAAAATCCCCGCACGGCCCTGCGCGAGATCCCGCGCGGGGTCATTTCAAAAAGATTTGCCTTAATCCTTTCTTTCACCTCTTCAGCAATGCTTCTCCTGGTCGCCTTTCAACTGAACTCTCTCTGTTTTTATCTTTCGCCACTCGCCCTTTTTCTCCTCTACTTCTATTCCTTCACCAAGCGATTGACAGACTGGTCCCACCTTTTCGTCGGTCTTGTTCTTGGTATCACCCCGATCGCCTCCTGGATTGCCGTTACAGGCTCATGGAGCTGGATTCCTTTTATTTTGGGCCTTGGGGTGACGTTCTGGGTCGCTGGATTTGATATTATTTATGCAACCCAGGATGAGGAGTTTGATCGAAGGGAGGGACTGCACTCACTCGTTGTTCGGTTGGGGCTCCCCAAGGCGCTTTGGATCGCCCGTCTCTTTCACGGATTGACCCTTCTCTCTTTCATCGCTTTTGGTTATCTCGTACTTGATACGACCGCTCTCCCCTATTGGTTAGCCCTCTCCCTCTGTGGATTTTTGCTCTTCTATGAGCACCGTCTCGTCAAACCGACGGATCTTTCCCATGTCAACGCCGCCTTTTTCAACATGAATGGCACTATCGCAATTATTTTTTTTGCAGGGGTTGCGGTGTCGATATTGTAG
- a CDS encoding ubiquinone/menaquinone biosynthesis methyltransferase encodes MGELRDYKEGEVISVKIDKGEIQGLFSSIAPQYDLLNTVLSFGTDRLWRKCGVSFLKESHQVLDLCAGTLALTRELLKINPSVSITATDFSEPMLREGQKKLQRDEHQRVSLECSDFFKFVRPPATFDAAMCAYGFRNLEDNTKALKRIHHLLKPGGRLLILEFFRPDRWYTWIFHYTYAQFLIPLIGWLVSRHQGAYKHLRDSVRGFYTLDQYIQLLRKTGFEIKKAKRLTGGISGLIVGEKI; translated from the coding sequence ATGGGAGAACTTAGAGATTATAAAGAGGGGGAAGTGATTTCCGTGAAGATCGATAAGGGGGAGATACAGGGCCTCTTTTCCTCCATTGCCCCTCAATATGACCTCCTCAACACTGTCTTAAGTTTCGGCACTGACCGTCTTTGGCGTAAATGTGGGGTCTCCTTTCTAAAAGAGAGCCATCAGGTTCTTGATCTTTGCGCCGGCACATTGGCTCTCACGAGGGAACTCTTAAAGATCAATCCTTCTGTCTCCATCACAGCGACTGATTTTTCTGAACCGATGCTTCGGGAGGGACAGAAAAAATTACAACGGGATGAACACCAAAGAGTCTCTCTCGAATGCTCTGATTTTTTTAAATTTGTTCGACCCCCTGCTACCTTTGATGCGGCGATGTGTGCCTATGGGTTCAGAAATTTAGAGGATAATACCAAGGCCCTCAAAAGGATCCATCACCTTTTAAAACCAGGAGGTCGTCTCTTGATTCTCGAATTCTTTCGGCCTGACAGATGGTATACCTGGATCTTTCATTATACCTATGCGCAGTTCCTTATTCCCCTGATCGGTTGGCTTGTCTCCCGGCATCAAGGGGCCTACAAGCACCTTCGAGACTCGGTCAGGGGCTTTTACACCCTTGACCAATATATCCAGTTGTTGAGAAAAACAGGCTTTGAAATAAAGAAGGCAAAGAGGCTGACGGGAGGGATCTCAGGATTGATTGTTGGGGAGAAAATATGA